The Paenibacillus sp. FSL H7-0357 nucleotide sequence ATCAGAATTAATGACCAGTCTTGTCCGGGGAGCAGATCATCAATAAATTTATTCACGGCCACCGGAAAGGCCAGCTCCAGAAGCCCCGCACCCACCGCACAGGTGAAGTCGAGAACAAACAGCTTCTTATAAGGACGATAATAGGAAAAAAAACGACGCAGCATCTCTTGTTCACTCTTTTCTGTAATGTTATGTATTCTAGTTGAGAGTGATTCTCAACTACCTTTATTCTTAGGATACTAAAGAGGGTTGTCCGATTTGTCAACCGCCGGAATAATTTAAATTGCAGGGGAAGTGCGTTAATTCTTGCCGTATCACCCAGACCAGACTTGATATTTTCACATATTTTAAAAGTATTCAAGTATAAAGGAGGAGTTAACATGAGCGAAAATGTTGGAGGATACGGCGGTGCTTTCACTTCCACTGGAGCGATTCTGGTGTTGTTCATCCTGCTTGTAATCATCACTAAGTCTCTCTGGGTATAATCAGCTGATTTAATCTTCTCCAAAGCCGCCGGTCCTTTTGGACCGGCGGCTTTTTCAGATGGAAGGCCGTATAGTTAAGCTATCCTGAGAATCCAAGAAGCTGTGCACCGGCATACATAAGGGGGTATAATGTAACAAAGCGTGATACATAGAACAGCTTCATTTCCGTACAAGCCCGGTGCTTGACGGATTTTTTCGCTGCAATCAGGAGGAGCCTCATGAAAGCAAGGCAAGAAGACCGCAAGATTCAGACTTCATTATCCACCTTATCCCAAGGAAACGCAGGATCTAAACGTATTCTGCTCGTGGTCGGCATTATTTTTGTCGCAGCGGCGCTGCGGGCCCCGTTCACCTCTGTCGGACCGTTGCTGGAGATGATCCGCGATGATCTGGGATTATCCAATACACTTGCCGGAGCAATAACTACATTGCCGCTGCTCGCTTTTGCGCTGCTGTCCCCATTTGCTCCGCAGCTCGCCCGCCGTATTGGCCTTGCCAACGTGCTGATGCTGGCGCTGCTGGCATTGTCGATGGGAATTCTGATCCGTTCTGCCTCGGGAACCCTCACATTGTTCGCAGGCACCGCAATCATCGGGCTGTCGATTGCGGTATGCAATGTGTTGCTGCCGGGACTGATCAAAGGCAAGTTTCCCGGGCGTATTGGCCTTCTAACCGGGATTTATACGGTTTCGATGAATTTATGCGCAGCGGTGGCTTCCGGCATTAGTGTTCCGATAGCGGACCAGGCAGGGTTCGGTTGGCGGGGTACGCTTGCCCTGTGGTTCATTGTCGCTGCACTGGCTACTCTATTCTGGATTCCGCAGATGAAGAGCCTGGGCCAAGGGAGTGGAACAAGCACGCCCGGCTCAGCCGGGAAAATGTGGCGTTCACCGCTCGCCTGGCAGGTTACCTTATTCATGGGCCTGCAATCTCTGCTTTATTACGTTCTGATTGCCTGGTTCTCGGTCATTCTCGGTGAGCGGGGCATGTCCTCCAGCCATGCGGGCTGGATCCTTTCACTGCTGCAGCTGGCCCAGCTGCCGTTTACTTTTTTTGTTCCTTTATGGGCAGGCAAACTGAAGAACCAGCGGGGGCTGGTTGTTATTACGGCTGTTTTGTTCATGGCCGGAATCTCCGGCGTTTGGTTCGGCAGCAGCGCATGGATGCCGGTATGGGCGATCTGTATCGGCATTGCCGGAGGTTTTGCCTTTGGTCTGGCAATGATGTTCTTCAGCTTGCGCACCCGCAGCACACAGGAGGCAAGCGAGCTGTCGGGAATGGCCCAGTCGATCGGCTACCTGCTGGCAGCCATGGGACCGGCATTGTTCGGCCTGCTTCATGACGCTACGCACAGCTGGAACGGTCCGTTGGCACTGCTCGTAGCGGCAAGTGTTCTGCTGCTCGTGGCGGGGCTGGGAGCCGGAAGCAACCGGTATGTAGGAGACGCAACAGAACCCGCCAAATAACGGCGGGTTCTGTTGTGATATTTGATTGTGATGTGAATCCCTATAGAAAATAGCGGCCCGAATGGTTCTTATTGTTTCTTAAAACCAATGTCAACGGAATCAAGGCAAGTATTATATAAATTCCTATAAATACAGGCAGTTGAAGACTATTTTCTTTTTCAACCAGCCCCATTGTTATGAAAATAAGTCCTAGCAAAAAATGGGGCAGAGCCAACCCTTTTTGGAAGGAGCCGATGGATTCCTCGCTAATTAATGTTTTTGCATTTTTACCAATGAAGAGTTTAAAACTTAGCAAGTGACCTATCCCGGAAATGATCATTGCGATCCCTAGAAATAGTTGAGCATACATGTAACCAACCCCTCTTTTGTGACTTGTTATTCGAACCCATCAATTGAGGTTATCATCCTAATGCAAACTATTGTTCCCATTTATTGTAACAGAAAGGCGAGCGTGGCAACAATGTTTACGAAAGAAACGTTGTGTTAGCAAGTATGAAGCTGCGGCTGCAGCAGATGAATCAAAGATTCTTCGAAGCGGGAAACAAAGGCCATATCCGTATCATAGGTACCGGTATTCCATTGCTGATTCATCAGAAGTCTCCTTTCAGGTCAAACAGGAATACTTCTGTTGTATCATGCGTTATCTTATAAGTGAAATATATAAATCAATTAGAGTTTATCTTCAAAAGCCGAAAAGACTCCGACCTCTATAGGCGGAGATGAATCGGCGGTTTTCAACTATTCAGCGAACGTATGTGCTATACTTTAAGAAAATACTATAAAAGGGGGTGTCGCACATGATCGTTCATCAAGCCTATAAATACCGCATCTACCCGAATACCGGGCAACAGCAACTCATTCGTCGAATGTTTGGCTGCTGCCGCTTTGTGTTCAATCATTTCCTGGAAGAGTGGAATCAAACCTATGCCGAGACAGGCAAAGGTTTGTCATATCAGACCTGTGCGACACAGCTCCCCGTCCTAAAAACCCAATATGACTGGCTCAAAGAAGTCGATAGTATTGCTTTACAGTCCGCCGTTCGGCATGTGGCAGATAGCTTTGACCGCTTTTTCAAAAAGCAGAATCAAGCGCCTCGCTTCAAAAGCCGGAAGCATCCAGTACAAAGCTACACCACGAAATTCACGAACGGAAATATCGCCATTGAAGGCAACCGATTGAAGCTTCCCAAGCTCGGCTGGATGCGTTTCGCCAACTCTCGGAAGCTGGAGGGTCGTATACTGTCCGCTACGGTACGGCAAAACGCCAGCGATAAGTATTTTGTCTCCCTGGTTTGCGAGGTAGAAAAGATCCCACTCCCACAAGCAGATGCACATATCGGCATTGACTTGGGGCTTAAGGAATACGCTGTGTGCTCAAGCGGCGAGCATTTTGCCAACCCCAGGTTTTACCGTCAATATGAGAAAAAGCTTGCGCTGTGGCAGCGGCGTTTGGCGAGACGCACACCAGGGGGCTCGAACTGGAAGAAAGCCAAGAAACACATTGCCCGTATTCACGAACACATTGCAAATTCTCGGAACGATTTTCTCCACAAGATGACAACGAAGCTGATCCGTGAGTGCCAAACGATCAGCATCGAACATCTGTGTGTGGCGAATATGATACAAAATCCTAAACTCTCCAAGTCCATCGCTGATGCGTCCTGGGGCGAATGGGTGCGTCAACTCACGTATAAAGCATCCTGGTATGGACGAACCCTCCGGGTTGCCGACACCTTCGAGCCGACCAGTCAGCAGTGCCACGTATGCGGCACGATCCATCCCGAAGTGAAGAACCTCTCGATTCGAGAATGGACATGTGTAGCTTGCGGAACACACCATGATCGGGATGAAAATGCGGCTCATAATATCAAACAGGTAGCGGTATAGCTATTACCTAAAAAACGTAGAACTGCGAGAACGCAGGGATCGCTTGCCCATAAGAGGAGGTTGCTCCTCTGTTCGCAAGAATCCACCCCTTCAAGCGTCAGCTAAGTGGTGGAGATTCAATGGTTATGCCTATCATCAGTTTCAAGCCGGATTCACCCGCCTGCCCCCAATAAGGCCAAGCTGATGCCGTATAAGCTGAACAGGATCAGGATGATCGAGGATATCAGGCTCAAAGATCGAATGAAGGCATCTGGCAGTTTGCCGCTGATCCAGCAGATAATAGCAGATAACAGCAGCCACCAGCAGCAGGAGCCGAGCGCAATTCCGGCCGGGAGGAACAGGGAAGACCCGACAGTATTTCCAAGTGAAGCTGCGAGCGCCATGAAGCTTAGAATGGTGGCCGGATTAGCCAAAGTCAGAAGAAAGGAGGAGAACATGCTGTAGGCTATTCCGCTGCGGACGGCTTCCGGTTTGGCACTGGATTTGCCCGGCCGCAGAGCTTTTACTCCAAGAACCCCGAGGAAGAGGCTGCCGATGAGCCGGAGCGGCAGATCATAGGCAGAAGTGAACTCAGTCACAATTCGGAAGCTGGTGACGGTAGCCAGAGCATACAGTGCATCGGCAAGCGCAATTCCCGCACCGGTCGCCAGGCCTGCCCAGAAGCCGTGCTTCAGTGTCCGGTTAATGCACAGCAGAGACATGGGACCGACAGGAGCGGCAATTATGAAACCGAAACCGAAGCCGCTGAAGAGGGCGGGCCAGCTGATCATGGTGCAGTGTCTTCAGGCGACAGCGGGACATTCGGTGTTTCTTTAACCGTTCCGAGGATGATCGTTGTGCGGGTCCGCACAATACCCGGCAGGCTCTTCAGCTCCTCACTGATGATCCGGTCAAGATCGCGGGTTCCCCGGCAGCGGATCTTCAGAATGTAGTCGTCATCTCCAGCCGTATGATGGCATTCCTGAATTTCCGGCAGCTTCAGCACCAATTCCAGAAAAGCCTGCCGGTGCGTTGGCCGCTCCAGCGAAACCGCAATGAGCGCCGCCAACCCAAAACCGGCAGATTCGGCGTCAATCAGCGCCGTATAGCCTTTGATCATTCCTTGCTCCTCCAGTCTCCGAACCCGGTCAGCAGCCGCAGGAGAAGAGAGGCCAAGCAGTCCGGCAAGCTCGGCCCAGGTCATTCTTCCATTCGCCATAAGTGCATTGATGATTTTGTGATCCAAAGAATCCATATTATCTAACCTTCCTTTATGAAGTGTTATATGTAATTTACTTTGAATACGTAAGTTAGTCAGTGATTAATGTTTCAGTGTAAAAATAGGGATTGTCCTGTCCAGACGAGTGATTAATGTACTGCTTCGGAAATAAAACTTGCACTTTACATCAAAAGGGAGTATATTCTTAATTACGGTGATTAAATCGCTGTATACATAATATGCGGTCATGGCGGAATTGGCAGACGCGCTGGCTTCAGGTGCCAGTGATAGCAATATCGTGGAGGTTCGAGTCCTCTTGACCGCATCATAGTTTACAAACCAAACCCTTCTTCGGAAGGGTTTTTTATTTTGCGTTTTACAGGGTATGTTTGTGTCGTTCGAATAATGAAAATGGCTGTCAAGCGGGATGAATGGAAATGAAACAATTTGAGGAGCAAGTTCTCAAAATAGTGAGGGAAGCCTAACTGTTGGGTAATGTCACCATCTATTGGGAGGGATACTGTTCCGCCGTCTTAGTCAGATCTTACGTACCTTGGGGGTCACATATTGACTCTTTCAAGCCTCCGTTCGGTTTATCTTGCTTGCAGCATAGTTGTGGGGGAGGAGTTTCATCGCCCTGTGTCATCCGACTATACATATCCATCCCTTCTTTTGTTAAATGAGGCAATATAAGGCTCCAAAGGATGGAAAAGATATTTTTCTGCTTTGGAAGAAATTTTTGGAGAAGAATTATTTCCTGTGTCCCATACATATTGATCGATAATAAAGAAATAGACAAATCTTCATATTGTCCGGCATATAATTCTTCTTTCATAATTCCATTATTAACAAATAGGGTAAATGTATCGGTAAAAAGTGTATAGAAATCATTAACAACCTTAATTTGCATATTAGCTATCTCAGGATACAGCTTAGGCAATTCTGTGAAACTGGAGAAATAAAAGAAATATTTTTCGCGGAATGCACTAAGGATTAAAAACTGCTGATTCAGCCCTTGGATAGAAACCTCCGCTGAGAAATTTAAGTATTGATATTCTTCATACTGCCTTGCCATAACACCAATCATGAGGTCTTGTTTTTTTTTGAAATGGTATGTCAAATTGCCAGGACTAATATTTAGCGCATCGGAAATATCCCTCAATGTTACATATGCATATCCATTTTTATTAAATAATTCAATTGAAGTCTCAAGGATCTTATCTCTTAAATTATTATCCATGCCTATCTCCTTTATAGCGTTTGTGATATGCACTTGAAATCAAAAGCATTATATCACAAATTGGCCCTTCAAGCCGAAATAAGTAGCTTGATTAAGGATATGGAAGGATTCAAGAGATGTTTGCCGAGAATCCTCAGCTAAGAATGATTTTCTCGAAAAAGATCAAAGTTGAATTAATGTACTCGTAGGAATACACTTACTTTAGTACACGTGTACTAATATTTCTTATATAAAAATGATAGAAGAAGTGAATCCAATTGCTGGAAGAAGGGAGGGTATCCATTGGTATGGAAATGCTGCACCTAAGGATGTTCCCGTTGTTCTAATTAATCCAGGCTGGAAGGACTTGAAATTGAACAGGACACAGAAGCACACAGCTTATTGATTGACTGGTTTCAAGAAAAACTATCAAATGGAGGCAAGCTATGAATCCTCTACCTATCGACACTAACGAAAGAAGTAATCACTTTTATGAGCTTACCTGGAAGGAAGTAAAGATTCCGATGAGAGATGGGAATTATCTCGCCGCAAATCTGTATCAGCCTAATGCGGACGGGGATTTTCCTGTAATCATGACGATGTGTCCGTATGGAAAGGATACGCATTTCTCACAATTTGCTCCTGCTAACCCGACGGTTGCAATAGAATATACCCATTTGCAGGATAAAGGACCGTTACTAAGCTGGGAAACACCAAATCCTGAATATTGGGTGCCACAAGGGTATGCTGTATTGCGAGTAGATGAACGTGGTATCGGTAATTCTCCAGGGAAGCTTGATATATTATCAAGTGCTTTAAAGAAGGATTATTATGATGCAATCGAATGGGCTGGAACGCAAGCCTGGAGCAATGGACGGATAGGACTGCTGGGCATCTCCTACTTGGCAATGAGCCAATGGGCTGTGGCATCCGAACAACCTCCTCATTTAGCGTGCATCATACCTTGGGAAGGTACAGTAGATTATTATGCGGATTTCTGTTATCCGGGTGGAATTCAGGCAAACGGCTTTCTTTCATTCTGGTGGAAAAACGGTGTTTTGACACATCAATACAATCCCGGTGGAAGCCTCTCCGAGGAACAACTGCAGGACAATCGCATTGATTTCCCGGAGATGGTCAAAAACAATCCATTACGTGATCAATCATGGACGAATCGGTTCTCTGATCTAAGCAAAGTAGAGGTACCTTTATTATCCGCAAGCAACTGGTTTAGCGCCGGAATGCATACCCGGGGGAACTTTCTGGGATTTCAGAATGCAGCATCGGAGCACAAGTGGCTTGAAGTGCATATCGGCAGCCATGTTGGTGAATTCTATACCGCTCAGGGTCGTGAGCTGCAGAAAAAATTCCTCGATTATTGGCTCAAGGGAATCGATACCGGCATAACGAGGGAGCCGAAGGTGAAGCTTGCCATTCCCCGCGGAGGTAATAGCTACACATGGCGCTACGAGAATGAGTATCCGCTTATGCGTACCCAATGGACTCGATTCTACCTTGATGCAAGCTCAAAGCTGCTTTCAGTGGAACTTCCGCAAGCCAAGAGCCAGCTTTGCTATGATGGCGATAAGGAGCGCGAGTCCAGGCACTGGGCCGAGCCCTTTATGGTGAAAGCATTCTCGAGAGAGGAAAACAACTCCAAGCGTATTCTGTTTGAAACTGCTCCGTTGGAGAACGAAACAGAGATTCTGGGGCCTATCAAGCTCCGCTTGTGGGCATCGTCAACTACAGATGATATGGACATTTTTGTATCTTTGCGCAACATTGACCCTCTTGGCAATGAGGTAGTTAATTCAGGAGCACTAACGGACCAATTCCCCATTAGCCAAGGCTGGCTACGCGCTTCCTTACGTAAAACGGATGATCAAATATCGGCGGAATATAAGCCCTACTACAGCTTCGATGAGATTCAGAAGCTGATTCCCGGGGAAGTCTACCCCTTGGATATAGAGATATGGGATAGCGCGATTGTTGTAGCTAAAGGAAATCGGTTGCTCCTGGAAATTGGCAGCCAGAATCAGAGCGGCTGCGCACTGCTGACTCAGACGGCGGATGACAGGGTTTGGGAAGCAGACGTTACTCTATATACAGGGGATGAATTTGATTCTTATTTATTGCTGCCGATCATACCCTAACTGGATTTAACTCTTCCCTACCATTTCATCAGCTCGGGCAGGTTGTGGAATTTGGCAAAGCGCGATTTCATCCGGTAGCTGCTGCCCAGTTGTTCTAAGGTGAGCAGATCATCCTTTTTGCATATTGTGAAGCTGAAATGTGAGACATCGAACTGTAGTGGGGAATTTTACATGGTACACTCGGTTTATTGCGGTGAATTTGCAGATATACAAATGATCGGTTACATCACCTCACCTGATGTTCATGAAGCGAATTACCAATTTGGCGCGTATAGAGACCAGAAATATATACTAACCTCAGTCCTTGAGCAATCTTGAGATGCAGTGAGCTTTCTAGCCGCTGCTTCTTTTTTTGCCTGTCCGTTCCTCCGGTTCTTATATGATCAGGTTTGTGAATATTGAATAACGTCACAATAATGACACAATATCTGTTCATTTTTTCCGGCAGAAAAACAGTTATACCTATTAGAGAGGAGGGGACGAGGTGGATGAAAGGGAATGGATTCGGCGGATTCAGGAAGGGGAAACCGAATATCTGACACCGCTGATTGAGCGGCACTACGCTGGCATCCAGAAGTATTGCTGCTGGCGGGTACGGAACGCGGAAGAGGCGAAGGATTTAACTCAAGAGACCTTTTACCGCTTCTGCCGCCATATTGAGCGCTATACTGACGCCGGAAAATGCCGTGCGTACTTATACACTATCGCCCGCCATCTATGCAACGATCATTTAAGGAAGGGGCAGCCGCTATCCCTGGAGGACGAGAGGGATGCAGCAGACTGGAGGGCTGCACAGCAAAGCAGCTCAATAGAAGAACAGGTGGAAAGAGAGCAGCTGGTGCATGAGCTGTTTGAGCTGCTGCCTGAGGCGCAGCGGGAACTGGTGTTTATGCGCTTTTGCCTGGATCTGACCTACCGTGACATTGCCCGCGTAACAGGAGTGAACGTGTGTATGGTGCAGTACCGGGTGAAGCGCGGGCTGGCTGTACTAAGAAGCCACTTGGAAAGGAGTGAACCCGTTGAACAAGAGATCAGAGCAAGCCATCGTCAACGCCCTAAGGAACTACCCCACGCCCCCCATTGAACGGCAGCATCTTGAAGATACCGCCAGAGGGGCGGTGGAGGTGCTGCGCCAGAGACAAGCCGGACGGAGAACGTCGTTCGGAGAGTTCTATCTGGCCCAGCTTCGCTTCATCAGCTGGAAGGTATGGGCCGTGCAATTGCTGATTGTCCTGGGAATGGTGCTGTTACTGCGAAACGCCCTTCAGGAAATGGGAGAGAGTGTGCAAATCGTCATGATGGTCTCTATATCCGCACCTCTGCTGGTAATGGCTGGAATCCGTACTCTGACCCGTTCGCTTAGCTGTCATATGCTGGAGATAGAACTCAGCACCCGCCATCTCCTGGAGAAGCTGACGATGGTCCGCATGAGTCTGCTGGGGATGACGGATTTGCTGGGTCTGACCCTGCTGGCTGCGATATTAAGTGTTTGGATACATAGTGATGTTGCAACCATGCTGATCTATCTGCTTGTGCCTTTTAATTTAACTTGCCTCGGCTGCCTGTGGCTGCTCAATCGGGTTCGCACCCCAAGCTGCGGATATTACTGCCTGACCTTCGCCGGCGTGGTGGCCTTGGTACAGATGATACTTGCCTTTACCCCGAACCTGTGGGTGTTTGAACCAGCAGCAATGGGAGTATGGCAGATGCTGCTGCTGGTGACAACCGCAGGAATAGCGCTGCAGGTACGCGGTTTGCGCAAGACTTGCCGGAGTCTGGAGACCGCTTCCAGCCTGATGTGAAATTACCGCAGCGCAGGCCGCTTGGCTACAGGGAGCATTGAATAAGGAGGGGTTCATAACGTGTTGGAACTGACTATAAATGAGCTAAGCAAGCGCTTTGCCGCGAAACAGGCGGTGAACGGCATTTCGGCCCGGCTGACCAGCGGTGTGTATGGTTTGCTCGGAGCTAACGGAGCAGGTAAAACAACGCTGATGCGGATGATCTGCGGCATTCTCAAGCCGACCTCGGGGATGATTCAGATGAACGGCCAGGAGATTGGCCGCATGGGGGAACAATACCGCGATCTGCTGGGCTATATGCCTCAGGACTTCGGATATTATCCCGATTTCAGCGCGGAAGAGTTTCTGTGGTACGTCGGATCGTTGAAAGGGCTGACCCTGAAGGCTTCGAAGGGGAAAGCCCGTGAACTGCTGCGCATGGTAGCTCTGGAGGAGGCGGCCCGCAAGAAAATCCGCACCTTTTCCGGGGGGATGAAGCAAAGGCTCGGCATCGCCCAGGCACTGCTGAATGATCCCCGCCTGCTGGTGCTGGACGAGCCAACGGCGGGACTGGATCCCAAGGAGCTGGTACGCTTCCGCAACCTTATAGCCGATCTGGCCCGCGATAAGATCATCCTCCTGTCGACACATATTGTGTCCGATGTGGAATATATCGCCGATCAGATTCTGGTGATGAAACAGGGTGCGCTGCTAATGAGCGGGACGGTAGAACAGCTGACAGCTACGATGGAGGGCAATGTCTGGTTATGCCATGTTCCGGCGAGGGAAGCGGAGGCGTGGAATGAACGGTACTGTGTGAGCAATCTGCGGCATGAGCGGGACCGGGTTGAGCTGCGTATTGTCTCTAAGGTCCAACCCGCAGCTCATGCAGTTTCGGTTTCACCGACGCTTGAAGACTTGTTTCTATACCATTTTCAAGATGAATCGGCTGCAGCGGCTGGCGAAGTCAAATAGGAGGTGCAGTTTATGGATATTCTGACCCGGTTTGAGCTCAGAAAGATCATGAGACGGAAATCATTTTTTATAGGCATAACACTTATAATCGTCGTGGCCTTATTAGGAGTATGGGCGCTCGTTTCGGGTGCGTACATAACGGACAAGGACGGCAATGATCTAAAAGGACTGGAAGCCATCCCGCTCCGAAAGGAATACAACCGCCAGCTAGCCGGACCGCTGACGATAGAGAAAATAGCGGCTGCAGTCAAGCAACATCAAAAAGTCATACATGATCCGAAAAACCTTAACGAGAAGGGGGAGCTCACAAATGAGGCTTATGTAACCTACAAAGAGCAGAGTTATCAGATTGATACGTTGATCCGGTTTGCTTTTTCCCATTCCCGTGAATACGATCATTATATTATCGACAGCATGACACCTAGTACTGCAAAGACCTTCTACCAGGAACGTCTCGATAAGGTGAAGGAGTACATAGACAGGGATTATACTCCCGGCAATGCTTCTGCCAAAGAGAATGCTTTTTTTATGCGGATGAATAAGTCCATTCCAGTCCCCTTCCAAATGGACTATGTAACCGGCTGGGAGAGTGTGTTCGAGAACCTGCAGTTTGTTTTATTGATCAGTGCGTTTGTGATTGCGATTTGGCTTGCTCCTGTCTTTGCCGGTGAATACCAGAGCGGGGCGGATGCGATAATCTTGTCCTCCCGTTATGGCCGCAATAAGGTGATTGCCGCCAAATTGAAAGCCGGTTTGATTGTCTCCCTTGGCTTGCTTGCTGTGGGATTAGGCACCTACACTCTCTTGATGCTTGGGATTTTTGGATTTGATGGGGGAAGCGCCAGCGTGCAGATGATCAAGCTTTTTGCCCCGGTTCCTTTCACGGTGTTTCAGACCTATTTATGGGCAATTCTTATTGGCAGCCTGGCCTGTCTGACCGTGGGGGCGGTGACGCTCTGGCTGTCCAGCCGGATGAGCACCCCATTTCCCGTTATCATTGTCATTGTCATTTTGCTGATCGGCCCGCTGTTTTTTCCGGCTAGCAAGAGCAGCCGCTTGTATAATCATATTATGAACCTGCTGCCTGGCAAAATGGTTGACGGCATTACGAGAGTAACCGAATACGAAGGATATTCTGTGTTTGGACAGCTGATTCCCAGCTATAAGTTTGCTACAGGCTTTGCAATAATTGTTATTGCCCTGCTCCTGCCCTTTACTTATCGCGCCTTTAAAAACCATCAGGTGGTTTGATAGGAAAAACTCAAGGTGCAGCTCTCAAGTTCCAAACGGAAGTTGTCAAAAAAGTACGGATTCGCAGATTGCTGATGCAGCAGTTTGCGGACCCGTTTTGTTTTTTTTCGGGAGCACTGTAACTATTTCGGAGGCTTGGACGAATAAGTAGTAGAAGGCTGCGGGAGAGGAGGGGATTCGGACGAACGATATCCAGAGAGGAAACAGACAGCGCTCCATTATGGAGGATGAGGCTGCGGGTCACCCGGATGATGAGGCAGCCGTGCTGATCAGGTTCCGGCAGGGAGAACGGGAGGCTTTTGAATGGCTGGTTCGTCAATACCGGCAGCCTGCGGTAGGGTTTGCCTATCATCTGACCGGGGATTATCATACCGCCGAGGAT carries:
- a CDS encoding YjcZ family sporulation protein; the encoded protein is MSENVGGYGGAFTSTGAILVLFILLVIITKSLWV
- a CDS encoding CynX/NimT family MFS transporter; the encoded protein is MKARQEDRKIQTSLSTLSQGNAGSKRILLVVGIIFVAAALRAPFTSVGPLLEMIRDDLGLSNTLAGAITTLPLLAFALLSPFAPQLARRIGLANVLMLALLALSMGILIRSASGTLTLFAGTAIIGLSIAVCNVLLPGLIKGKFPGRIGLLTGIYTVSMNLCAAVASGISVPIADQAGFGWRGTLALWFIVAALATLFWIPQMKSLGQGSGTSTPGSAGKMWRSPLAWQVTLFMGLQSLLYYVLIAWFSVILGERGMSSSHAGWILSLLQLAQLPFTFFVPLWAGKLKNQRGLVVITAVLFMAGISGVWFGSSAWMPVWAICIGIAGGFAFGLAMMFFSLRTRSTQEASELSGMAQSIGYLLAAMGPALFGLLHDATHSWNGPLALLVAASVLLLVAGLGAGSNRYVGDATEPAK
- the tnpB gene encoding IS200/IS605 family element RNA-guided endonuclease TnpB translates to MIVHQAYKYRIYPNTGQQQLIRRMFGCCRFVFNHFLEEWNQTYAETGKGLSYQTCATQLPVLKTQYDWLKEVDSIALQSAVRHVADSFDRFFKKQNQAPRFKSRKHPVQSYTTKFTNGNIAIEGNRLKLPKLGWMRFANSRKLEGRILSATVRQNASDKYFVSLVCEVEKIPLPQADAHIGIDLGLKEYAVCSSGEHFANPRFYRQYEKKLALWQRRLARRTPGGSNWKKAKKHIARIHEHIANSRNDFLHKMTTKLIRECQTISIEHLCVANMIQNPKLSKSIADASWGEWVRQLTYKASWYGRTLRVADTFEPTSQQCHVCGTIHPEVKNLSIREWTCVACGTHHDRDENAAHNIKQVAV
- a CDS encoding LysE family translocator, giving the protein MISWPALFSGFGFGFIIAAPVGPMSLLCINRTLKHGFWAGLATGAGIALADALYALATVTSFRIVTEFTSAYDLPLRLIGSLFLGVLGVKALRPGKSSAKPEAVRSGIAYSMFSSFLLTLANPATILSFMALAASLGNTVGSSLFLPAGIALGSCCWWLLLSAIICWISGKLPDAFIRSLSLISSIILILFSLYGISLALLGAGG
- a CDS encoding Lrp/AsnC family transcriptional regulator, translating into MDSLDHKIINALMANGRMTWAELAGLLGLSSPAAADRVRRLEEQGMIKGYTALIDAESAGFGLAALIAVSLERPTHRQAFLELVLKLPEIQECHHTAGDDDYILKIRCRGTRDLDRIISEELKSLPGIVRTRTTIILGTVKETPNVPLSPEDTAP
- a CDS encoding TetR/AcrR family transcriptional regulator, which translates into the protein MDNNLRDKILETSIELFNKNGYAYVTLRDISDALNISPGNLTYHFKKKQDLMIGVMARQYEEYQYLNFSAEVSIQGLNQQFLILSAFREKYFFYFSSFTELPKLYPEIANMQIKVVNDFYTLFTDTFTLFVNNGIMKEELYAGQYEDLSISLLSINMYGTQEIILLQKFLPKQKNIFSILWSLILPHLTKEGMDMYSRMTQGDETPPPQLCCKQDKPNGGLKESICDPQGT
- a CDS encoding CocE/NonD family hydrolase, producing MNPLPIDTNERSNHFYELTWKEVKIPMRDGNYLAANLYQPNADGDFPVIMTMCPYGKDTHFSQFAPANPTVAIEYTHLQDKGPLLSWETPNPEYWVPQGYAVLRVDERGIGNSPGKLDILSSALKKDYYDAIEWAGTQAWSNGRIGLLGISYLAMSQWAVASEQPPHLACIIPWEGTVDYYADFCYPGGIQANGFLSFWWKNGVLTHQYNPGGSLSEEQLQDNRIDFPEMVKNNPLRDQSWTNRFSDLSKVEVPLLSASNWFSAGMHTRGNFLGFQNAASEHKWLEVHIGSHVGEFYTAQGRELQKKFLDYWLKGIDTGITREPKVKLAIPRGGNSYTWRYENEYPLMRTQWTRFYLDASSKLLSVELPQAKSQLCYDGDKERESRHWAEPFMVKAFSREENNSKRILFETAPLENETEILGPIKLRLWASSTTDDMDIFVSLRNIDPLGNEVVNSGALTDQFPISQGWLRASLRKTDDQISAEYKPYYSFDEIQKLIPGEVYPLDIEIWDSAIVVAKGNRLLLEIGSQNQSGCALLTQTADDRVWEADVTLYTGDEFDSYLLLPIIP
- a CDS encoding RNA polymerase sigma factor; protein product: MDEREWIRRIQEGETEYLTPLIERHYAGIQKYCCWRVRNAEEAKDLTQETFYRFCRHIERYTDAGKCRAYLYTIARHLCNDHLRKGQPLSLEDERDAADWRAAQQSSSIEEQVEREQLVHELFELLPEAQRELVFMRFCLDLTYRDIARVTGVNVCMVQYRVKRGLAVLRSHLERSEPVEQEIRASHRQRPKELPHAPH
- a CDS encoding ABC transporter ATP-binding protein, producing the protein MLELTINELSKRFAAKQAVNGISARLTSGVYGLLGANGAGKTTLMRMICGILKPTSGMIQMNGQEIGRMGEQYRDLLGYMPQDFGYYPDFSAEEFLWYVGSLKGLTLKASKGKARELLRMVALEEAARKKIRTFSGGMKQRLGIAQALLNDPRLLVLDEPTAGLDPKELVRFRNLIADLARDKIILLSTHIVSDVEYIADQILVMKQGALLMSGTVEQLTATMEGNVWLCHVPAREAEAWNERYCVSNLRHERDRVELRIVSKVQPAAHAVSVSPTLEDLFLYHFQDESAAAAGEVK